A section of the Sedimentisphaera cyanobacteriorum genome encodes:
- a CDS encoding DUF1844 domain-containing protein has protein sequence MSEEKNIHVDSDWKEQVKQEKEKLQQEEENQEQGEQDQNQMPEASFEVLVNLLATQAAYGLGLVPDEKGNPVMNLPVSKLHIDLISVLEEKCGENLSEEEKKHIDETLSQLRMSYVYMTNAQQQGQGEQGEGESNIQTE, from the coding sequence ATGAGTGAAGAAAAAAACATTCACGTTGACTCAGACTGGAAAGAACAAGTAAAGCAAGAGAAAGAAAAGCTTCAGCAGGAAGAAGAAAATCAAGAGCAGGGCGAGCAGGATCAAAACCAGATGCCTGAAGCGAGCTTCGAGGTGCTTGTAAACCTTTTGGCCACTCAGGCGGCCTACGGACTTGGTCTTGTGCCTGATGAGAAGGGCAATCCTGTAATGAATCTTCCGGTATCAAAGCTGCATATAGACCTTATCAGCGTACTTGAAGAGAAATGCGGAGAGAACCTCAGCGAAGAGGAAAAGAAGCATATCGACGAAACTCTCAGCCAGCTGCGGATGTCTTATGTTTATATGACAAACGCTCAGCAGCAGGGACAAGGCGAACAGGGCGAGGGCGAAAGCAATATTCAAACTGAATAG
- a CDS encoding sodium ion-translocating decarboxylase subunit beta, producing MERKSQAESAEQQGSFCGEGLGRFLMIIVGLVLIFLAINKGFEPLLLLPIGFGCILANIPVAGIAEPGLPGNPDGFLYIIYSMGVKNGLFPLIIFMGVGAMTDFGPLIANPKMAILGAAAQFGIFSTLLMALAITPLGFSLSDASAIGIIGGADGPTAIFLSGRLAPDLLGAIAVAAYSYMALVPVIQPPIMRALTSKSERMIEMKQLRHVTKLEKIVFPILVLALCVLLLPSACPLIGALMFGNLCKESGVVNRLSDTMQNSLINIVTIMLGLAVGSKLAYDKFLTIQTVGILVLGVVAFCIGTASGLLIARLYNKFAKDKINPLIGAAGVSAVPMAARVANKVGVEENPHNFLLMHAMGPNVSGVIGSAVAAGVLLALCGG from the coding sequence ATGGAGAGAAAGTCTCAGGCAGAAAGCGCAGAACAGCAGGGAAGCTTCTGCGGAGAAGGCCTGGGCAGATTCCTTATGATTATCGTTGGGCTGGTTCTTATATTCCTTGCGATAAACAAGGGCTTTGAGCCCCTGCTTCTTCTGCCGATAGGCTTCGGGTGCATACTTGCCAACATTCCCGTTGCGGGGATTGCAGAGCCCGGACTTCCCGGGAATCCGGACGGCTTTCTGTACATAATTTACAGCATGGGCGTTAAGAACGGTCTGTTCCCGCTTATCATCTTTATGGGAGTGGGCGCGATGACTGATTTCGGCCCGCTGATAGCGAATCCGAAAATGGCAATACTCGGCGCAGCAGCTCAGTTCGGCATTTTCTCTACCCTTCTGATGGCGCTTGCGATTACACCTCTTGGCTTCAGCCTCTCGGATGCTTCTGCTATCGGAATTATAGGCGGTGCAGACGGGCCTACTGCGATATTCCTCTCCGGCCGGCTGGCACCTGACCTTCTCGGGGCGATTGCCGTGGCGGCGTATTCATATATGGCGCTTGTGCCGGTGATTCAGCCTCCGATTATGCGGGCTCTTACGAGCAAATCAGAACGTATGATCGAGATGAAGCAGCTAAGACACGTTACAAAGCTTGAGAAGATAGTTTTCCCGATTTTGGTTCTGGCTCTGTGCGTACTGCTTCTGCCTTCGGCGTGCCCGCTGATTGGTGCTCTTATGTTCGGTAATCTGTGCAAGGAATCAGGCGTTGTAAACAGGCTGTCTGATACGATGCAGAATTCTCTTATCAATATTGTAACGATAATGCTCGGTCTCGCTGTAGGCTCAAAGCTTGCATACGACAAATTCCTTACCATCCAGACGGTGGGAATCCTCGTGCTGGGCGTTGTTGCCTTCTGCATCGGAACAGCTTCAGGTCTGCTTATCGCAAGGCTTTACAACAAATTCGCAAAAGACAAAATCAATCCTCTCATCGGTGCTGCGGGCGTTTCTGCTGTACCGATGGCTGCGAGAGTTGCCAACAAGGTTGGTGTGGAAGAGAATCCGCACAACTTCCTGCTTATGCACGCTATGGGGCCAAACGTATCAGGCGTTATCGGCTCGGCTGTAGCAGCGGGTGTGCTTCTGGCTCTCTGCGGCGGATAA
- a CDS encoding biotin/lipoyl-containing protein encodes MAKKNIEVMITAFRDGFQSCYGARVLTEDFLPAVAAAKEAGITHFEAGGGARFQSLFFYCNESAFDMMDRFRETAGPDANLQTLARGVNVVGLESQSRDVINAHAKLFKKHGITTIRNFDALNDVNNLTYSGQCIHDAGLKHEVVVSMMELPPGCSGAHTPEFYEGVLKKILDAGIPFDSVCFKDASGTSTPAKVYDTMKLARKMLPEEISLRMHTHETAGNGVMCYRAALDGGADALDLSMSPVSGGTAQTDALVMWHALRGTDYELGFDAEKVREAERVFKDCMKDYFFPPEAGRVEPVIPWSPMPGGALTANTQMLRDNGLMDRYPEIIEAMSETVRKGGFGTSVTPVSQFYFQQAFNNVMFGPWEKIADGYGKMVLGYFGKTPCEPDPEVIKKASEQLNLEPTEELPVDINDRDSSKGLEQARKTCEAEGIEPTEENVFIVATCKDKGVTFLKGEAKLNIRKNEPKKDAGAEDKDGAKAYCVNLEGKQYNVTVKGSQAVVNGKTYNFDCSEGEVDQENFKRSSNATAQTDNVNAKLPGNVVKILVSEGDDVDEGQTLMILEAMKMETEVKSHVVGTVEEIAVSVGDSVKADQLLVKISM; translated from the coding sequence ATGGCGAAAAAAAACATTGAAGTTATGATCACGGCATTCCGCGACGGCTTCCAGAGCTGTTACGGAGCGCGAGTATTAACAGAGGATTTCCTGCCGGCAGTCGCCGCTGCAAAAGAGGCAGGAATCACGCACTTTGAGGCAGGCGGGGGAGCACGCTTTCAGTCTCTTTTCTTTTACTGCAACGAAAGTGCTTTTGATATGATGGACAGGTTCCGCGAAACAGCAGGACCTGATGCAAACCTTCAAACTCTCGCTAGAGGGGTAAACGTTGTGGGGCTTGAATCACAGAGCAGGGATGTAATCAATGCCCATGCAAAGCTCTTCAAGAAACACGGGATTACAACAATCAGAAACTTTGATGCTCTGAATGATGTAAACAATCTGACCTATTCCGGCCAGTGCATTCACGACGCGGGGCTCAAGCACGAAGTGGTTGTTAGTATGATGGAACTGCCCCCGGGATGCAGCGGCGCTCATACGCCGGAATTCTACGAGGGAGTTTTGAAGAAGATTCTCGATGCAGGCATTCCGTTTGATTCTGTATGCTTCAAGGATGCATCCGGAACTTCAACGCCTGCAAAGGTGTATGACACGATGAAACTTGCAAGGAAGATGCTTCCCGAGGAGATATCTCTTCGCATGCACACCCACGAAACGGCCGGCAACGGCGTAATGTGCTACAGGGCAGCCCTCGACGGGGGTGCAGATGCTCTGGATCTGTCAATGTCTCCGGTATCCGGCGGAACAGCTCAGACAGATGCCCTTGTAATGTGGCATGCACTTCGCGGAACAGATTACGAGCTCGGCTTTGATGCAGAAAAGGTTCGCGAGGCTGAAAGAGTATTCAAAGACTGCATGAAAGACTACTTCTTCCCGCCTGAGGCAGGCAGGGTTGAGCCGGTTATCCCTTGGTCCCCAATGCCTGGCGGAGCGCTTACGGCAAACACCCAGATGCTTCGTGATAACGGTCTTATGGACAGGTATCCCGAGATCATCGAGGCCATGAGCGAGACAGTTCGCAAAGGCGGCTTCGGAACATCAGTTACGCCGGTATCACAGTTCTACTTCCAGCAGGCATTCAACAATGTAATGTTCGGGCCTTGGGAGAAGATAGCAGACGGCTACGGCAAGATGGTTCTGGGCTACTTCGGGAAAACCCCCTGCGAGCCTGATCCAGAGGTAATCAAGAAGGCCTCAGAGCAGCTCAATCTGGAGCCAACTGAAGAATTGCCCGTTGACATTAACGACCGCGATTCGAGCAAGGGACTTGAGCAGGCGCGCAAAACCTGCGAGGCAGAAGGCATCGAGCCGACAGAAGAAAACGTGTTTATCGTTGCTACATGCAAAGACAAAGGCGTTACCTTCCTAAAGGGCGAGGCAAAGCTGAATATCAGAAAGAATGAGCCCAAAAAAGATGCCGGCGCAGAAGATAAAGACGGAGCAAAGGCATACTGCGTAAACCTCGAGGGCAAGCAGTACAACGTTACTGTGAAAGGCTCTCAGGCAGTGGTAAACGGCAAGACATACAATTTCGACTGCTCAGAAGGCGAGGTTGATCAGGAAAACTTCAAACGCTCCTCGAATGCAACCGCCCAGACGGACAATGTAAATGCGAAGCTTCCGGGCAACGTTGTGAAGATTCTCGTTTCCGAGGGCGACGATGTTGATGAGGGGCAGACCCTTATGATTCTCGAAGCAATGAAGATGGAAACGGAAGTTAAATCCCACGTCGTCGGAACTGTTGAAGAGATTGCTGTATCGGTAGGCGACAGCGTTAAGGCAGACCAGTTACTCGTGAAGATAAGTATGTAA
- a CDS encoding OadG family protein — MNLIGEGFIFMLVGMGMVFIFLVLMILVMNVSAGIISRFFPEKAAEESSAGSGSEKSKLAAVIAIAKSRQ; from the coding sequence GTGAATCTCATAGGCGAAGGATTTATCTTTATGCTCGTCGGGATGGGGATGGTATTCATCTTCCTTGTCCTGATGATTTTAGTGATGAACGTATCAGCAGGTATAATCAGCCGATTCTTCCCGGAAAAGGCTGCTGAAGAGAGCTCTGCTGGAAGCGGCAGCGAAAAATCGAAACTGGCAGCTGTAATTGCTATAGCAAAGTCAAGGCAATAA
- a CDS encoding nucleotidyltransferase domain-containing protein translates to MLDRRIIDSIKKYLRALSEAGIEADFAVLYGSQARGDSGKWSDIDLLVVSEEFDNNLTREKVNKLWHIAAFTDCRIEPLPCGREQWEMDDSNLIIEIARNEGMKVAV, encoded by the coding sequence ATGCTGGACAGAAGAATTATAGACAGCATAAAAAAGTATCTCAGAGCCCTTTCAGAGGCTGGAATTGAGGCAGACTTTGCAGTTTTGTACGGCTCGCAGGCAAGGGGCGATTCAGGGAAATGGAGCGATATTGATCTTCTGGTTGTTTCGGAAGAATTCGACAATAATCTCACTCGCGAAAAAGTGAACAAATTATGGCATATCGCAGCCTTCACCGACTGCAGAATAGAACCTCTGCCCTGCGGGAGGGAACAATGGGAAATGGACGATTCAAACCTTATAATAGAAATAGCCCGTAACGAAGGAATGAAAGTAGCGGTTTAA
- a CDS encoding HEPN domain-containing protein, which yields MRQGLFFAHLSVEKILRAHYCKLYNDIPPRIHNLVRLVNLLDITVQNETLELLSEINSFHRRKIPKFSFTRLLRAAGN from the coding sequence ATAAGGCAGGGTTTGTTTTTTGCTCATTTATCGGTTGAAAAAATACTAAGAGCTCATTACTGCAAACTTTATAATGATATTCCTCCAAGAATTCATAATTTAGTGAGGCTGGTAAATTTATTAGATATAACTGTGCAGAATGAAACGCTTGAGCTTCTATCTGAAATAAATTCTTTTCATAGAAGGAAGATACCCAAATTTTCATTTACCCGCTTACTCAGAGCAGCAGGCAATTAA
- a CDS encoding sulfatase, giving the protein MKRREFFKSASVAAVSLAGFGSGQLFAEPAKKPNILFIIADDLGWTDLNCFGSDFYETPNIDALCEKGMKFTDAYAAAPVCSPTRASIMTGKYPARLNTTEWFAAPGGEVPIENYRWAVNKPLRTASFKEFLPLDEVTVAEALKQGGYSTFFAGKWHLGAKEKFWPENQGFDINKGGWEVGAPKGDGYFPPYDNPRLEDGPEGEHLPNRLADETVQFIKDNKDKPFLAYLSFYSVHTPLMAREDLKEKYEKKRKELGLKTEYVRDNNRHVRLTHDHAVYAGMVEAMDMACGKVLNKLKELNIEDNTIVFFMSDNGGLSTAKWHPTSNIPLRGGKGWTYEGGIREPMIIKWPGVAKQGSVCSEPVISNDFYPTMLEMAGLPLKPDQHKDGKSLVPLLKDKKMDRGPLFWHYPHYSPQGCRPSSVIRDGKWKLILWYEDNRKELFNLREDIGEKNNIADKKPEITDRLFNKLLNWFKEVDAEMPQLNPGYKQK; this is encoded by the coding sequence ATGAAAAGACGCGAATTTTTCAAATCTGCCAGCGTAGCGGCAGTTTCACTTGCAGGTTTTGGCAGCGGACAATTATTCGCTGAACCTGCCAAAAAGCCTAATATCCTATTCATAATCGCAGACGACCTTGGATGGACAGACTTAAACTGTTTTGGAAGCGATTTCTACGAAACCCCAAACATAGACGCTCTCTGTGAAAAGGGGATGAAGTTTACTGATGCCTATGCCGCTGCTCCGGTATGTTCTCCCACAAGAGCCAGCATAATGACAGGAAAATATCCGGCAAGGCTCAACACTACCGAATGGTTTGCCGCGCCCGGCGGAGAAGTGCCGATAGAGAATTACAGATGGGCGGTTAATAAGCCGCTGCGAACAGCGTCATTTAAGGAATTTCTACCTTTAGATGAAGTAACAGTTGCAGAAGCCTTGAAGCAGGGGGGCTATTCTACGTTTTTTGCCGGCAAATGGCATCTGGGGGCAAAGGAAAAATTCTGGCCGGAAAATCAGGGTTTCGACATCAATAAAGGCGGATGGGAAGTTGGAGCTCCTAAAGGGGATGGATATTTCCCGCCTTACGACAATCCCAGACTGGAAGACGGGCCGGAAGGCGAGCACCTGCCAAACCGCCTTGCTGATGAAACCGTCCAATTTATCAAAGATAATAAAGATAAGCCGTTTTTGGCATATCTGTCTTTCTATTCCGTTCATACGCCCTTGATGGCTCGTGAGGATTTGAAGGAGAAGTATGAAAAGAAACGCAAAGAACTCGGCCTGAAAACGGAATATGTTCGCGACAACAACCGTCATGTACGTCTAACGCATGATCATGCTGTGTACGCAGGAATGGTTGAAGCGATGGATATGGCATGCGGTAAAGTGCTTAACAAATTGAAAGAGCTGAACATTGAGGATAACACCATCGTCTTCTTTATGTCGGACAATGGAGGACTTTCCACAGCTAAATGGCATCCTACCTCTAATATCCCTCTGCGAGGAGGCAAGGGCTGGACGTATGAAGGCGGTATTCGTGAACCGATGATAATCAAATGGCCGGGCGTTGCAAAACAGGGAAGTGTATGCAGCGAACCGGTGATAAGCAATGATTTTTATCCGACGATGCTGGAAATGGCCGGGCTGCCCCTGAAACCCGACCAGCATAAAGACGGAAAATCTTTAGTGCCGCTTTTGAAAGACAAAAAAATGGACCGAGGTCCTCTGTTCTGGCACTACCCGCATTACAGCCCTCAGGGATGCAGGCCTTCCTCTGTAATTCGAGACGGCAAGTGGAAGCTGATCTTGTGGTATGAAGACAACCGGAAGGAATTGTTCAATCTCAGAGAAGATATTGGAGAAAAAAACAACATTGCAGATAAAAAGCCCGAAATCACTGACAGATTGTTTAATAAGCTGTTAAATTGGTTCAAAGAAGTTGATGCTGAGATGCCGCAGCTGAATCCGGGTTATAAACAAAAATAA
- a CDS encoding sulfatase, with protein MERRTFFKSAGLAAVSLAGLGSGHLFAKPAKKPNIVFFLIDDLGWTDLSCFGSEYYETPHIDALCKRGMKFTDAYAACPVCSPTRASIMSGKYPARLNTTDWFGAPQPYNVQRHWTRNKPLLPAQYKERLPLEEKTMAEAFDENGYNTYFLGKWHLGPEGFWPEDQGFDVNVGGGHSGNPGSYFAPYTKVNDLPAPKGEYLPERLRKEAAELVHKDQKGNPFLLYFSMYSVHTPLQTKQVLKKKYKEKKKNMGISNEWITQSGRRVRGVQEHEVYAGMIEAMDNSVGKVVEALKQEGLYEDTVFVFMSDNGGLSTSEGRPTCNLPLKCGKGWMYEGGIREPMFVVWPGVTKPGSVCDYPVTSTDFYPTLLDIAGLPLQPRQHVDGVSFAPLLKGEKKLDRKAIFWHYPHYGNQGGSPSSAVRCGDYKLIEWFESGKLELFNLKEDIGEKNDLADKMPGKVKELHKMLVDWRKEVDAKMPMPNPRHKG; from the coding sequence ATGGAAAGACGTACGTTTTTCAAATCTGCAGGCCTTGCAGCGGTTTCACTTGCCGGCCTTGGAAGCGGGCACTTATTCGCAAAGCCTGCCAAAAAGCCTAATATTGTTTTCTTCCTGATAGACGACCTCGGCTGGACAGACTTGAGCTGTTTCGGAAGCGAGTATTACGAGACACCTCACATAGATGCCCTCTGCAAAAGAGGAATGAAATTCACTGATGCCTATGCCGCCTGCCCGGTATGCTCACCTACAAGGGCGAGCATTATGTCCGGGAAGTATCCGGCAAGGCTCAATACCACAGACTGGTTCGGCGCTCCCCAGCCATACAACGTTCAGAGGCACTGGACAAGAAACAAGCCTCTTCTGCCCGCACAGTACAAAGAGCGTCTTCCGCTTGAAGAAAAGACAATGGCAGAGGCGTTTGATGAAAACGGCTACAACACATACTTCCTCGGTAAATGGCATCTCGGCCCTGAGGGCTTCTGGCCGGAAGACCAAGGGTTTGATGTAAACGTCGGCGGAGGCCATTCAGGAAATCCGGGAAGCTATTTCGCTCCATACACAAAGGTGAACGACCTTCCGGCTCCTAAGGGCGAATACCTCCCTGAAAGGCTGAGAAAAGAGGCAGCAGAGCTCGTTCACAAAGACCAGAAAGGCAACCCCTTCCTCCTTTATTTTTCAATGTATTCTGTCCATACGCCCCTTCAGACAAAGCAGGTGCTCAAGAAGAAATACAAAGAAAAGAAGAAGAATATGGGCATTTCCAATGAATGGATTACACAGAGCGGTAGAAGAGTCAGAGGCGTTCAGGAACACGAAGTATATGCAGGCATGATTGAGGCGATGGATAATTCTGTGGGCAAGGTTGTGGAGGCTCTCAAGCAAGAAGGGCTCTACGAAGATACCGTTTTCGTGTTTATGAGCGATAACGGCGGGCTCTCCACCTCCGAAGGACGCCCAACCTGCAATCTCCCGCTCAAATGCGGAAAGGGATGGATGTATGAAGGCGGAATCAGAGAGCCGATGTTTGTGGTATGGCCGGGAGTTACAAAGCCCGGAAGCGTATGCGATTATCCTGTTACCAGCACAGACTTCTACCCCACGCTTCTCGATATAGCAGGCCTGCCGCTTCAGCCCCGGCAGCACGTTGACGGAGTTAGCTTTGCGCCTCTTCTCAAGGGGGAGAAAAAGCTCGACCGCAAAGCTATCTTCTGGCATTACCCCCATTACGGAAATCAGGGCGGCTCGCCTTCCTCAGCGGTTCGCTGCGGCGACTACAAACTCATCGAATGGTTCGAGAGCGGCAAGCTCGAGCTTTTCAATCTAAAAGAAGATATCGGCGAGAAAAATGACCTCGCTGATAAGATGCCCGGCAAAGTTAAAGAGCTCCATAAAATGCTCGTTGACTGGCGAAAAGAGGTGGATGCAAAGATGCCCATGCCAAACCCTCGGCATAAAGGCTGA
- a CDS encoding glycoside hydrolase family 88 protein produces MRQLTIFLFVIFSGLCAAASSQDYVSVSGSGSWCWFGDPRGVSYNGNVYTGWVSGDGSIFAGKYNIESGITDTYNLHPKFQKDDHNNPSVLITPSGKIAMFYTKHGGGPMYMRVTHRPEDISVWDVEQEIKNFNHPDNRGITYPNPYMLSEEDNRVYMFWRGINYEPTVSYNDDVYNVKTWSSPEQLFKSGPHPESGRNVRPYTKIASNGKDEIHFVFTDGHPRQWPENSIYYMYYRAGDFYNAKDEEIGSMDNLPIEKSKASVVYKADKQNGRAWDWDIALDSRGNPVIVYTRMPKETDHRYHYARWDGSKWIDNKICDAGKWFPQTPKGKKEREPHYSPGIVLDHSNPNAVYLSKPADGNLEIFRYQTKDMGETWKAEAITEDSVYGNVRPYVIRNHPEDGPTVMWEQIHYYQHYTKYDAAVKIDVLRDERNLSAEKPSARSVRNYMKRVADWQIKNPSRHHTADWTHGALFAGMAEWAEMAAADKYFDYLMKMGENNNWAPHRRKYHADDFTVCQMYLKLYEKYREKKMVEKTRQRLDWILENRSDVEIVPFSGKTQERWSWCDALFMAPPVWAKMADITGDKKYADFMIEEWKYTTEKLFDEKENLYYRDARYFDKREKNGEKVFWSRGNGWVMGGLVRTMEYLGKDHPQIGYFQKIYKRMAGKIASIQQPDGLWHSSLLDPETYSKPESSGSGFYIYALAWGINRGLLEREEYLPHVMKGWNSLASNVHSDGMLGYTQPIGADPRNITEEQTEVYGVGAFLLAGSEVYKLAIEDKLSDAKELRVSNYANVDVSYGTVSIDPDKLSGIDLSEAGVISAENYKISQTQLVDNDLDGDMDEFLFQASLEAGETKKYFIIEDAKITLPNRRTYSRYVPERKDDYMWENDLIGFRAYGLKLAKEGANSGFDCWLKGVEYPTTNNRYFTARHGRTYHSYFGEGYDPYHVGSSAGCGGLSLWENDSRVHSSVYDEYKRIANGPIRTIFELTYDESWKRNGKELKEVKRFTIDLNSWFTKVESSFSGEDAGSHQYAVGITTHDGKASAELGDKSIICSEIIDGNYLGTGAVLAKPEPEKAMEIRVDQPDKSHAFIITEPTSEPIVYYTGFGWQNQGIENQKQWEEEISNLKQRVKTPLKVHIHR; encoded by the coding sequence ATGAGACAGCTAACTATCTTTTTGTTTGTTATTTTTTCAGGGCTGTGTGCTGCAGCAAGCTCTCAGGATTATGTAAGCGTAAGCGGCAGCGGCAGCTGGTGCTGGTTCGGCGATCCCCGCGGAGTAAGTTATAACGGCAATGTCTATACAGGCTGGGTGTCTGGAGACGGCTCGATATTTGCCGGCAAATACAACATTGAATCCGGAATTACCGACACTTACAATCTGCACCCGAAATTTCAGAAAGACGACCACAACAACCCCTCAGTGCTTATTACTCCTTCCGGGAAGATTGCCATGTTCTACACAAAGCACGGCGGCGGCCCCATGTATATGCGGGTAACTCACAGGCCTGAGGATATTAGCGTTTGGGATGTTGAGCAGGAGATCAAAAACTTCAACCACCCTGATAACAGAGGAATAACATACCCGAACCCCTATATGCTCTCAGAGGAGGATAACAGGGTGTATATGTTCTGGCGGGGCATAAACTACGAGCCTACAGTTTCTTACAATGATGATGTTTATAACGTAAAAACATGGAGCAGCCCCGAGCAGCTCTTCAAAAGCGGCCCCCATCCGGAAAGCGGACGCAATGTCCGTCCGTACACTAAAATAGCCTCAAACGGTAAAGACGAAATCCACTTCGTTTTTACCGACGGCCATCCAAGGCAGTGGCCGGAGAACAGCATTTATTATATGTATTACAGGGCGGGGGATTTCTACAACGCCAAGGATGAGGAAATCGGCTCTATGGATAACCTTCCGATTGAAAAATCGAAGGCGAGCGTTGTTTACAAGGCCGATAAACAAAACGGCAGAGCCTGGGATTGGGATATAGCTCTGGACAGCAGAGGGAATCCCGTAATTGTTTATACCCGTATGCCCAAGGAGACAGACCACAGATACCATTATGCCCGCTGGGACGGGAGCAAATGGATTGACAATAAAATCTGCGATGCAGGAAAGTGGTTCCCCCAGACGCCTAAGGGAAAGAAAGAGAGAGAGCCGCATTATTCGCCGGGCATAGTTCTCGACCATTCAAACCCCAATGCAGTATATCTCTCAAAGCCGGCGGATGGAAATCTCGAGATATTCCGTTACCAAACTAAGGATATGGGCGAGACCTGGAAGGCTGAAGCGATTACTGAGGATTCAGTTTACGGAAATGTTCGCCCGTACGTTATTCGAAATCACCCCGAAGACGGGCCGACCGTTATGTGGGAGCAGATACATTACTATCAACATTACACTAAGTATGATGCAGCTGTAAAGATTGATGTTTTAAGAGACGAAAGAAACCTCTCGGCTGAAAAGCCCTCTGCCAGGTCCGTTCGAAACTATATGAAACGCGTTGCAGACTGGCAGATTAAAAACCCATCCCGCCATCACACCGCCGACTGGACTCACGGAGCTCTTTTCGCCGGGATGGCCGAATGGGCGGAAATGGCTGCTGCTGACAAATATTTCGACTACCTGATGAAAATGGGCGAGAATAACAACTGGGCTCCTCACCGGAGAAAGTATCACGCAGATGATTTTACCGTATGCCAGATGTATCTCAAGCTTTACGAGAAATACCGTGAGAAGAAGATGGTTGAGAAAACCCGTCAAAGGCTGGACTGGATCCTCGAGAATCGCTCAGATGTTGAAATAGTTCCGTTCAGCGGGAAAACTCAGGAGAGATGGAGCTGGTGCGATGCGCTGTTTATGGCTCCGCCCGTGTGGGCGAAGATGGCGGATATTACAGGCGATAAGAAGTACGCAGATTTTATGATTGAGGAGTGGAAATATACCACCGAAAAGCTCTTTGATGAGAAGGAAAATCTTTACTACCGAGACGCACGCTACTTCGACAAGAGGGAGAAAAACGGCGAGAAGGTTTTCTGGTCTCGCGGTAACGGCTGGGTAATGGGCGGCCTTGTGCGCACCATGGAATACCTCGGCAAAGACCACCCTCAGATAGGCTATTTCCAGAAAATATACAAACGTATGGCAGGGAAAATTGCATCAATCCAGCAGCCCGACGGCCTCTGGCACTCAAGCCTTCTAGACCCTGAAACATACAGCAAGCCCGAATCCAGCGGCTCAGGCTTCTATATCTACGCCCTTGCTTGGGGCATTAACCGCGGACTTCTCGAGAGAGAAGAGTACCTCCCGCATGTAATGAAAGGCTGGAATTCTCTCGCCAGCAATGTTCACTCAGACGGTATGCTCGGATACACCCAGCCGATAGGGGCAGACCCGAGAAACATCACCGAAGAGCAGACTGAAGTTTATGGAGTTGGCGCATTCCTGCTTGCCGGCTCTGAGGTTTATAAGCTTGCAATTGAGGATAAGCTTTCTGATGCTAAAGAGCTTCGGGTTTCCAATTATGCCAATGTTGATGTGAGCTATGGAACTGTTTCTATCGATCCGGATAAATTAAGCGGAATAGACCTCAGCGAAGCGGGCGTTATTTCAGCGGAAAACTATAAAATCTCTCAAACTCAGCTCGTGGATAATGACCTCGACGGGGATATGGATGAATTCCTCTTTCAGGCGAGTCTTGAAGCCGGTGAAACCAAAAAATACTTCATCATTGAAGACGCCAAAATCACCCTTCCAAACCGGAGAACCTACTCCAGATACGTCCCTGAGAGGAAAGATGATTATATGTGGGAGAATGATCTGATCGGTTTTCGGGCTTATGGGCTGAAGCTCGCTAAAGAAGGCGCAAACAGCGGCTTCGACTGCTGGCTCAAAGGCGTTGAATATCCAACAACAAACAATCGCTATTTCACCGCCCGGCACGGACGAACATACCACTCATATTTCGGCGAAGGGTACGACCCCTACCACGTGGGCTCATCAGCCGGCTGCGGCGGGCTCTCGCTCTGGGAAAACGATAGCAGGGTTCATTCAAGCGTTTACGACGAATACAAACGAATTGCAAACGGGCCGATACGCACAATTTTCGAGCTTACCTACGATGAATCGTGGAAGAGGAACGGAAAAGAACTGAAGGAAGTTAAAAGGTTTACAATTGATTTGAATTCTTGGTTTACCAAGGTTGAAAGCTCCTTCTCAGGCGAGGATGCAGGCTCTCATCAGTATGCTGTAGGGATTACCACCCACGACGGAAAGGCCTCAGCTGAACTTGGCGATAAAAGCATAATATGCTCGGAAATTATAGACGGCAATTATCTTGGCACCGGAGCTGTGCTTGCAAAACCTGAGCCTGAAAAAGCTATGGAAATCAGGGTTGACCAGCCGGACAAGAGCCATGCATTTATAATCACCGAGCCGACCAGTGAACCGATAGTTTACTACACCGGCTTCGGCTGGCAGAATCAGGGCATTGAAAACCAGAAGCAGTGGGAGGAAGAAATTTCTAACCTCAAACAGAGAGTAAAAACTCCTTTAAAAGTTCATATTCATAGATAA